The following coding sequences are from one Carcharodon carcharias isolate sCarCar2 chromosome 11, sCarCar2.pri, whole genome shotgun sequence window:
- the LOC121284306 gene encoding proteasome subunit alpha type-3-like, with translation MRPEGRQEPESPSSKIRKGSPKSYISRNFLAIDKVILLINQYSKLHHGNLVNRNLNKVKETTEGLPRGVQKEDEQPAVVVDVGLNDIGRKRDVEFRELKFSPYSAERPFGSSFIMGSYGKDNGAQMYVIDPSAVLHGYWGCAIGKAKEEANTEIEKLQMKDMTCREVFKEAAKIIYIVHGEVKAKSFELELSWVEEITKGRHELVPKDIKGAPEKYAKESLEQDGESDEGNM, from the exons ATGAGGCCCGAGGGTCGTCAGGAACCAGAATCCCCAAGCTCCAAAATAAGAAAG GGATCACCTAAGTCTTACATTTCCAGAAATTTCTTAGCAATTGACAAAGTCATTCTGCTTATCAATCAGTATAGCAAACTTCACCATGGAAATCTTGTAAACCGTAACCTCAACAA GGTCAAGGAGACTACTGAAGGGCTCCCTCGGGGTGTTCAGAAGGAGGATGAACAACCAGCAGTTGTAGTAGACGTTGGTTtgaacgacataggcaggaagcgGGATGTGGAATTCAGGGAGCTaa AATTTTCACCATATAGTGCTGAGAGGCCATTTGGGAGCAGCTTTATTATGGGGTCTTATGGCAAGGACAATGGAGCTCAGATGTACGTGATTGACCCTTCAGCAGTGCTCCATggttactggggatgtgcaattgGGAAAGCTAAAGAAGAAGCAAATACAGAGATCGAGAAGCTGCAGATGAAAGACATGACTTGCAGGGAAGTGTTTAAAGAAGCTGCAAAAATAATCTACATAGTCCATGGTGAAGTAAAGGCTAAGTCTTTCGAGTTGGAGCTAAGTTGGGTTGAAGAAATTACAAAAGGCAGACATGAACTTGTACCTAAAGATATCAAAGGGGCACCAGAAAAATATGCCAAAGAATCTCTTGAGCAAGATGGTGAATCTGATGAAGGTAACatgtaa